Below is a genomic region from Zavarzinella sp..
AGGTTAGGCGCCTGCGGCCGTAAAACTTAGTTTATGCTCAATCGCGGACCCGTTAATCCGGCCTGTGGCTGGCTTTGCTCTGTAGTGCTACCCCAGATACCCCACCAAATAATCCCGAATGATGTCCTTCTCCTTCGTCGCGAGGTTGATCCCAGCGGTGAAAGACACCACATCGCGTGTGTTTATCAACTTTAGCTCCTTGATAGTGAGTGGCTTGCCCCCGAAGGGATTAGCGATTTCCCTCGCCGGGACGTTGAGCGAACATTTTGGGTCTCTGGCCTCAATGGCCCCAACGGTTGTCGTGAGTGCGACGGGAAACGTGTCCTCCGCGATTGCGAAGTGATCACCCATCTCGATGGTAATCGTTGCGGAGCGAGATCGACGCAGGATGGCCAGCAACTCACTTGCATACTCCGGGAGTTGTGAAAACTCCGGGAATAGTCCTTCAAAGAAGGGCAGCGCGGTAGTCAACCGTTTAACCGCTTCCGCCCGTTGGGATTCGATACAACCAGTCTTGATGCCACGGGCAACATCGTCTGCCGACGGCAGAGCCAACCAGAGTAAGGGAAGCCAAGTTTTCGCTTCGGAGACCGCCTTAGCTTTAGCTCCAGAACCAACATACAGAGAGGCACGGATCGACATTTTCTACACCCAATGGAAGCCATATACGGCCGAACTAATCCGCAACTGAGCAGAATCGCGAAAGTGAATACGAAGCGATTCCTGCTCCAATCGCACACTTTGAAGGCTATAGATATAAATAAAGATTTCAGCAAGTGTTATTTGTTAGGCTGTAATTGGCTTAAAAAATATTCCATAGCCATCTTTTCTAATCCTGTACTTGAAGAATATAATCGGTAAATTGTATTTAGTTCTTTTTCAGTGATCAATTGTAATACTTGCTCCAGAGGAAATTCTTTAAGTGAGTCAATTATTTCAAACCCAACCCTATCAGGTGCCTTGCAAATAAATTCTAGCAATAATGGCAAGGCCTTATTTGAATCACTAAAACCTAGCAGATTTGCAAATCTGAGCTGCCATTCGGGATTTGCTTGGTACCAGTTCTTGTGAAATCGATTCCAATCATCATCTTCAATATTTTTGCATGATTCTATGCAAACATCCAAGCCAATTTCTGACCAGAATAAAGGATTATCATGATGTAAATTAAGTACATGATTGATTTTATTAAATGTAAACATACTTCAATTTAACTAAAACTTTTGCATCTCGAACACTTGCATACGCTGCGGCTATGGATTCGGGCCTGCGTGAGAATGACGGGGTGGGTATAAGCCATTGGTGTGAAGGTCTTGAACTGCTGGGAGGATTTGGCTAAGTTCTTTAAGAGTAAGGTTTTATGTTTTGTCAAGGATTGACAGATGACTTCAAATTCATTCGCTTCAGAGGCTTTATCACGCCTACCTTTAGCCGAAGCCGCTTTCCTCATGCTTGATGACATTTTCCAAAATAATACGCTTGAAGCGATCTATCAATCAAATCGTGGACGCACCTACACTCGTATTTTGACATTCTCTTCATTTTTCCAATTGTTGCGAGATTCACTGATTTCTCCCGATCACTCTGCCAGGGCTCGTCTGATCGATGCATCTGAAAACGGTGAATTGCCTACATCGCTCAAAGCGTTTTATGACAAATTAGCGCATATGCCGCCAGAGGTTGGGGCGGGGCTCCTTTCGCATTCCTATCGGGCTATTTCAAAGCTTTTGCCAAGAAAAATGACTTCTAAATTAAAATCTCTTTGCAAACTTACTGTTGTCGCCGTTGATGGCAAAGTAATTAAGCATACGATGCGGCGCTTCTTCCTTTAAGAATAAGCAAGCAAAATGCATCAAAATTGCTTGGAGGAAAGCACTTGTTGCAGTGAATCTGAGTACTGGTCTGGTAATGGAAATGGCTTCGGAATTGGATGGAGAAGCAAGTGAAACTACCTTGTTAGCTCCACTTTTGCAACAGCTGAAAGACCATTGCGGCGAGAAATTAATTGTGGCGGATCGATGCTATGGTTTCTACAAGCATATTGCAATGATCAAGGATGACGGGTGCCATTTTGTTTTACGAGTTGCAAGCATTACCCAATTTATTCAAGATCCGGAAAAACCAGCGAGAATTGGCAAAGACCGATATGGCCGAAAACTTATCGAAGAACATGGCTGGATCACAAGTCAAAAGAATACGAAATTGATCGCAGTACGCCGACTGAGCATTATCCGCGATAAAGTGCAGATACAACTACTAACAGACCTGACCGATTCGAAACGATACCCTGCAGACGACATCGCAGAGATATATCGCTATCGTTGGGATATTGAGCGTGTATACGCGACGATTACAAAAGTGTTTCAGTTGCGTCACTTGATAGGTACCAGTCCAGAGGCTGGTTTAATACAAGCATCGCTTTGCCTCATTTTATTTAACATTACAGAAGCAATCAAATGGCATATTTCGGTCGGAAACGGAAAGAAAATAGATGAAGTATCTGGCGAAATGCTCTGGCGAGATATCCGAGATGAGGTGATGGCCGCAACGCGATTGCTTCGAACGCGCGATGTGCAGATGCTGCTTCAAGGGATCAAACAAGAAGTGGGGATATTAGAAAGACTAACTGAATTATTGGGCAATCTGTGGAAAAAGAAGTGGGCAAAAAGCAAAGTAGGGCGTACAGATCCTACAAAAATTCCAAATCCAAAACCCCAAAAACTGAAACAGACAACTTGCCACGATTCAGTCTTTAGGGTGATGAAGCGAGCAAAAAAATGATGTCCAAGACCTTCACATCAATGGTGGGTATAAGCTGCATGGTTTACCTATTCCGGGGCGAAGCCTCGGCGCATGGTGTTTTCCGTAATGGTGCGTGGGAGCAGGAATTGCAGTAAATAATCCGGGCCGCCGGCCTTAGAACCAATTCCTGACAGTTTAAACCCACCGAATGGCTGGCGG
It encodes:
- a CDS encoding aldehyde dehydrogenase family protein, which encodes MGNLYINRKITGALVDRQPFGGFKLSGIGSKAGGPDYLLQFLLPRTITENTMRRGFAPE
- a CDS encoding transposase gives rise to the protein MRCGASSFKNKQAKCIKIAWRKALVAVNLSTGLVMEMASELDGEASETTLLAPLLQQLKDHCGEKLIVADRCYGFYKHIAMIKDDGCHFVLRVASITQFIQDPEKPARIGKDRYGRKLIEEHGWITSQKNTKLIAVRRLSIIRDKVQIQLLTDLTDSKRYPADDIAEIYRYRWDIERVYATITKVFQLRHLIGTSPEAGLIQASLCLILFNITEAIKWHISVGNGKKIDEVSGEMLWRDIRDEVMAATRLLRTRDVQMLLQGIKQEVGILERLTELLGNLWKKKWAKSKVGRTDPTKIPNPKPQKLKQTTCHDSVFRVMKRAKK